In a single window of the Anabas testudineus chromosome 19, fAnaTes1.2, whole genome shotgun sequence genome:
- the pnpo gene encoding pyridoxine-5'-phosphate oxidase: MWRMLSTNSLRSFSVFGRNLPSLVSLTVSQQRALTLSFCSKSTSGSRSMDLSDMRKKYKAEEECFEETQLASLDPFKQFGSWFDQATKCPEIGEANAMCLATATKDGRPSARMVLLKGYSNEGFRFFTNYESRKGSELESNPYACLVFYWEPLNRQIRIEGSVERIPYQSSCEYFHSRPKSSQIGAVVSRQSTPIPNRDYLRQKNAELEEKYKDMEVPMPDYWGGYIVKPYLIEFWQGQTNRLHDRIVFTKPKDGESGLGEFQYGAEGGWVYQRLSP; the protein is encoded by the exons ATGTGGCGCATGCTCAGTACGAATTCACTGAGGTCCTTTAGTGTATTCGGTAGAAATCTTCCGTCTCTCGTTTCTCTGACTGTGAGTCAACAAAGAGCTTTAACACTGAGTTTCTGCAGCAAGTCAACGAGCGGCAGTAGAAGCATGGACCTGAGTGACATGAGGAAGAAATACAAGGCAGAGGAAGAG TGTTTTGAGGAGACTCAGCTTGCGTCTCTGGATCCTTTCAAGCAGTTTGGGAGCTGGTTTGATCAAGCCACAAAGTGCCCGGAAATCGGAGAGGCCAACGCTATGTGCCTCGCCACCGCCACCAA AGACGGACGTCCATCCGCCCGTATGGTCCTTCTGAAAGGTTACAGCAATGAAGGTTTCCGTTTCTTTACAAACTACGAGAGCAGAAAGGGTTCAGAGCTG GAGAGCAATCCATATGCATGTCTAGTCTTCTACTGGGAACCCCTAAACAGACAG ATTCGTATCGAGGGCTCAGTGGAGCGGATCCCGTACCAGAGCTCATGTGAATACTTCCACTCCCGACCAAAGAGCAGCCAGATCGGAGCTGTTGTGAGCCGACAAAGCACTCCCATTCCTAACAGAGAT tatctaagacagaaaaatgcagaACTGGAGGAAAAGTACAAGGACATGGAGGTGCCAATGCCTGATTACTG GGGTGGCTACATCGTTAAGCCTTACCTCATCGAGTTCTGGCAGGGTCAGACTAACAGACTTCACGACCGCATCGTCTTCACCAAGCCGAAGGACGGAGAGTCTGGGTTGGGAGAGTTTCAGTACGGTGCAGAGGGAGGCTGGGTGTACCAGCGACTGTCTCCGTGA
- the prr15lb gene encoding proline-rich protein 15-like protein B yields the protein MAEPSWWKLTFSRKKKAEPKVLYEIPAEYGSNTGNKAHTSSNPPPDPMDSQFNARLEKIVDKSATKGRHVKVSHSGRFKEKKKVRATLAENPNLFPEHNLSDENHKKKTDK from the coding sequence ATGGCTGAACCAAGCTGGTGGAAGCTGACCTTCTCCCGCAAGAAGAAAGCTGAACCGAAGGTTCTCTATGAGATCCCAGCAGAGTATGGCAGCAACACCGGGAACAAAGCCCACACAAGCAGTAATCCCCCTCCAGACCCTATGGACAGCCAGTTCAATGCCAGACTGGAGAAGATAGTCGATAAATCTGCCACCAAGGGCCGCCACGTCAAGGTGTCCCACTCTGGTCGCTtcaaggagaagaagaaggtcCGTGCCACCCTGGCTGAGAACCCAAACCTGTTCCCGGAGCACAACCTCAGTGATGAGaaccataaaaaaaagacagataaataG
- the cdk5rap3 gene encoding CDK5 regulatory subunit-associated protein 3 isoform X1, whose amino-acid sequence MEQNIQNLPIDVQTSKLLDWLLDRRHCNLKWQNAIKAIREKINTAIQDMPENEEIKQLLSGSYIHYFHCLRIVEILKGTEASSKNIFGRYSSQRMKDWQEIVSLYETDNVYLAEVASLLIRSVSYEGPALRKQLAKAQQLQQELSRREVECQSSAADLRERYYAACKQYGIRGDNVAHELQALVKDLPAVLEKIGKDAAKLEEQIRLYTAFTNFVCDWSEPVLPLLTFVQKSGNTTFYEWRTGTVPTVVERPIAEDACPETLTEGMIDWGDFGKGTDAQGFSSGITVEDGIDWGISLEPNAEDSSAGGIDWGDSEAAPVEIEVVDVGTDCPEGVAKGEDALSILENSQSRSQFIDELMELEVFFTQRLSEMGEEGDVVAMSQFQLAPSVIQSQTSEHIREMLSVVQDLVSRLTSLRMQHLFMIQASPRYVERVSEVLRQKLKQADILVLKGATMAEKRQEALEEQSRLEPRIDLLAGCTRELQKLIEADISKRYHNRPVNLMGVNI is encoded by the exons ATGGAG CAGAACATTCAAAACCTTCCCATCGACGTACAAACCAGCAAACTTTTAG ACTGGCTGCTGGATCGACGTCACTGTAATTTGAAATGGCAAAACGCCATAAAAGCAATCAGAGAAAAGATCAATACTGCCATCCAGGACATGCCGGAAAACGAGGAGATCAAGCAGCTTCTCTCTGGATCCT ACATTCACTATTTTCACTGCTTGAGGATAGTAGAGATACTGAAGGGAACAGAGGCTTCGTCCAAGAACATCTTTGGCAGATATTCATCACAGAGAATGAAG GATTGGCAGGAGATTGTGTCTCTTTATGAGACAGATAATGTCTATTTGG CGGAGGTGGCCAGCTTGCTGATTCGCAGTGTGAGCTATGAAGGCCCAGCTCTGAGGAAGCAGCTGGCTAAAgcccagcagctgcagcaggagctgaGCAGGCGGGAAGTGGAGTGCCAGAGCTCAGCTGCAGACCTGAGGGAACGCTACTATGCTGCATGTAAACAGTATGGCATCAGA GGAGACAACGTGGCTCATGAGCTTCAGGCGTTGGTAAAAGACTTGCCAGCCGTGCTTGAGAAAATTGGTAAAGATGCAGCAAAGTTAGAGGAACAAATCCGACTTTACACTGCTTTCACAAACTTTGTCTGTGACTG GTCTGAACCGGTCCTGCCCTTACTGACATTTGTCCAGAAGAGtggaaacacaacattttatgAGTGGAGAACGGGGACAGTTCCCACAGTTGTTGAGAGGCCCATAGCTGAGGATGCATGTCCTGAAACACTCACAGAGGGCATG ATCGACTGGGGTGACTTTGGCAAAGGCACAGATGCTCAGGGTTTTAGTTCTGGCATCACAGTTGAGGATGGTATAGACTGGGGAATCAGTTTGGAGCCAAACGCAGAG GACTCTAGTGCAGGTGGCATCGACTGGGGAGACAGTGAAGCAGCTCCTGTAGAAATTGAGGTGGTTGATGTGGGCACAGACT GTCCTGAGGGTGTGGCAAAGGGCGAAGATGCTTTATCTATACTGGAGAACTCTCAGTCACGCAGCCAGTTCATCGATGAGCTGATGGAG cttgaAGTCTTCTTCACCCAGCGCCTGAGTGAGATGGGAGAAGAGGGTGATGTGGTAGCTATGAGCCAGTTCCAGTTGGCCCCCTCTGTCATCCAAAGCCAAACCTCTGAGCACATCCGGGAGATGCTCTCAGTGGTACAGGACCTTGTGAGCCGGCTCACCTCTCTCCGGATGCAGCACCTGTTTATGATCCAGGCCTCGCCACG GTATGTTGAACGTGTGTCAGAGGTGCTGAGACAGAAGCTGAAGCAGGCAGACATTCTGGTGCTGAAGGGTGCCACAATGGCTGAGAAGAGGCAGGAAGCTCTAGAGGAGCAGTCCAGACTGGAGCCTCGAATTGACCTGCTGGCAGGATGCACCCGGGAACTCCAGAAACTG
- the cdk5rap3 gene encoding CDK5 regulatory subunit-associated protein 3 isoform X2 encodes MENIQNLPIDVQTSKLLDWLLDRRHCNLKWQNAIKAIREKINTAIQDMPENEEIKQLLSGSYIHYFHCLRIVEILKGTEASSKNIFGRYSSQRMKDWQEIVSLYETDNVYLAEVASLLIRSVSYEGPALRKQLAKAQQLQQELSRREVECQSSAADLRERYYAACKQYGIRGDNVAHELQALVKDLPAVLEKIGKDAAKLEEQIRLYTAFTNFVCDWSEPVLPLLTFVQKSGNTTFYEWRTGTVPTVVERPIAEDACPETLTEGMIDWGDFGKGTDAQGFSSGITVEDGIDWGISLEPNAEDSSAGGIDWGDSEAAPVEIEVVDVGTDCPEGVAKGEDALSILENSQSRSQFIDELMELEVFFTQRLSEMGEEGDVVAMSQFQLAPSVIQSQTSEHIREMLSVVQDLVSRLTSLRMQHLFMIQASPRYVERVSEVLRQKLKQADILVLKGATMAEKRQEALEEQSRLEPRIDLLAGCTRELQKLIEADISKRYHNRPVNLMGVNI; translated from the exons ATGGAG AACATTCAAAACCTTCCCATCGACGTACAAACCAGCAAACTTTTAG ACTGGCTGCTGGATCGACGTCACTGTAATTTGAAATGGCAAAACGCCATAAAAGCAATCAGAGAAAAGATCAATACTGCCATCCAGGACATGCCGGAAAACGAGGAGATCAAGCAGCTTCTCTCTGGATCCT ACATTCACTATTTTCACTGCTTGAGGATAGTAGAGATACTGAAGGGAACAGAGGCTTCGTCCAAGAACATCTTTGGCAGATATTCATCACAGAGAATGAAG GATTGGCAGGAGATTGTGTCTCTTTATGAGACAGATAATGTCTATTTGG CGGAGGTGGCCAGCTTGCTGATTCGCAGTGTGAGCTATGAAGGCCCAGCTCTGAGGAAGCAGCTGGCTAAAgcccagcagctgcagcaggagctgaGCAGGCGGGAAGTGGAGTGCCAGAGCTCAGCTGCAGACCTGAGGGAACGCTACTATGCTGCATGTAAACAGTATGGCATCAGA GGAGACAACGTGGCTCATGAGCTTCAGGCGTTGGTAAAAGACTTGCCAGCCGTGCTTGAGAAAATTGGTAAAGATGCAGCAAAGTTAGAGGAACAAATCCGACTTTACACTGCTTTCACAAACTTTGTCTGTGACTG GTCTGAACCGGTCCTGCCCTTACTGACATTTGTCCAGAAGAGtggaaacacaacattttatgAGTGGAGAACGGGGACAGTTCCCACAGTTGTTGAGAGGCCCATAGCTGAGGATGCATGTCCTGAAACACTCACAGAGGGCATG ATCGACTGGGGTGACTTTGGCAAAGGCACAGATGCTCAGGGTTTTAGTTCTGGCATCACAGTTGAGGATGGTATAGACTGGGGAATCAGTTTGGAGCCAAACGCAGAG GACTCTAGTGCAGGTGGCATCGACTGGGGAGACAGTGAAGCAGCTCCTGTAGAAATTGAGGTGGTTGATGTGGGCACAGACT GTCCTGAGGGTGTGGCAAAGGGCGAAGATGCTTTATCTATACTGGAGAACTCTCAGTCACGCAGCCAGTTCATCGATGAGCTGATGGAG cttgaAGTCTTCTTCACCCAGCGCCTGAGTGAGATGGGAGAAGAGGGTGATGTGGTAGCTATGAGCCAGTTCCAGTTGGCCCCCTCTGTCATCCAAAGCCAAACCTCTGAGCACATCCGGGAGATGCTCTCAGTGGTACAGGACCTTGTGAGCCGGCTCACCTCTCTCCGGATGCAGCACCTGTTTATGATCCAGGCCTCGCCACG GTATGTTGAACGTGTGTCAGAGGTGCTGAGACAGAAGCTGAAGCAGGCAGACATTCTGGTGCTGAAGGGTGCCACAATGGCTGAGAAGAGGCAGGAAGCTCTAGAGGAGCAGTCCAGACTGGAGCCTCGAATTGACCTGCTGGCAGGATGCACCCGGGAACTCCAGAAACTG